In Bacillus sp. NP247, one DNA window encodes the following:
- a CDS encoding lytic polysaccharide monooxygenase has translation MKKTSLQKMKKVMLSGGILLTGLLTFGFSEKASAHGYVESPASRSYLCKQGINVNCGPVQYEPQSVEGIGGFPQLGPSDGQIAGAGHFPALDAQSVDRWKKVTLNGGTNTFKWKLTAPHSTKEWKYYITKKDWNPNMPLTRSSLDLVPFYVKNDGGVRPGTTVTHEANVPTDRSGYHLILAVWEIADTGNAFYQVIDVNLVNNGLNSNFAFNNVVQVPTLF, from the coding sequence ATGAAAAAGACAAGTTTACAAAAGATGAAAAAGGTTATGTTAAGTGGTGGGATATTACTTACGGGATTATTAACATTTGGATTTTCAGAAAAGGCTTCAGCTCATGGGTATGTAGAATCACCAGCGAGCCGATCCTATTTATGTAAGCAAGGGATAAATGTAAATTGCGGTCCAGTTCAATATGAACCACAAAGTGTAGAAGGAATAGGTGGCTTTCCGCAATTAGGACCTTCTGATGGACAAATTGCAGGTGCTGGTCATTTTCCTGCTTTAGACGCTCAATCAGTAGATAGGTGGAAGAAAGTTACGTTAAACGGCGGGACGAATACATTCAAGTGGAAACTAACGGCTCCTCATAGTACGAAAGAATGGAAATACTACATTACAAAGAAGGATTGGAATCCAAATATGCCTTTAACAAGGTCTAGTTTAGATTTAGTGCCGTTCTATGTGAAAAATGATGGCGGAGTTAGACCGGGGACAACAGTAACGCATGAAGCAAATGTACCAACTGATCGTAGTGGTTACCATCTTATTTTAGCTGTTTGGGAGATCGCGGACACTGGAAATGCGTTTTATCAAGTTATTGATGTGAACCTTGTGAATAATGGTTTAAATTCCAATTTTGCGTTTAACAATGTAGTGCAAGTTCCTACACTATTTTAA
- a CDS encoding DUF4017 family protein, protein MKNLLPALVLYIIICIIAILAPASQGYNHVSWKLFVAQAYAIPIFIIAAIITFYINKKKSYE, encoded by the coding sequence ATGAAGAATCTTCTCCCTGCACTAGTACTCTATATTATTATTTGCATAATCGCTATACTTGCTCCAGCGTCTCAAGGCTATAATCATGTTAGCTGGAAGTTGTTTGTTGCGCAAGCGTACGCAATACCTATTTTCATTATTGCTGCTATTATTACATTTTATATAAACAAGAAAAAGTCTTACGAATAA
- a CDS encoding DinB family protein, producing MLKLFQYNWQVRDDWFTWCEDISAEELVKKRVGGFGSILHTLFHIVDVEYMWILGLRGESVPEEPLFEEYASLQKVRNLSAQYHEKVKPFVTSWTNEMDSRKLSKADFNEEPISSRDAPIRRRVIECTHGELIRHVIVHEIHHIGQLSIWAREVGKEPVSANLRGRGLFGN from the coding sequence ATGTTGAAACTGTTTCAATATAACTGGCAAGTTCGTGATGATTGGTTTACATGGTGCGAAGACATATCGGCTGAAGAACTAGTAAAGAAACGGGTCGGTGGGTTCGGCAGTATACTACATACCTTATTTCATATTGTAGATGTGGAATATATGTGGATCTTAGGGTTGCGCGGTGAATCAGTCCCTGAGGAGCCATTGTTTGAAGAGTATGCCAGCTTACAAAAAGTGAGAAATCTTTCAGCTCAATACCACGAGAAAGTGAAGCCATTTGTGACCTCTTGGACAAATGAAATGGACTCTCGGAAACTTTCAAAAGCTGACTTCAACGAAGAGCCGATTAGCTCAAGAGACGCACCAATTAGGCGCCGGGTCATCGAATGTACACACGGAGAGTTAATACGTCATGTCATTGTCCACGAAATCCACCATATCGGCCAGTTATCTATATGGGCGCGTGAGGTAGGAAAGGAGCCAGTTTCCGCAAACCTGAGAGGGAGAGGGCTATTTGGTAACTAG
- a CDS encoding HD domain-containing protein, whose product MKYILERKYAKELLDWAYEQNPGPWFEHSINVADATEKIIVELIKNGYDLDVDIAYNAALLHDIGRYKGFTKSVIHSYDGYMYMNDLGYTGNAVICVTHSFPCKNEHIDIAAEWSLVPDYMESRLIEILNENSDYDLYNKVITLCDALADADGFTTLERRLVSVGLRHGTTSHTSLHWKGFYTIKNELESLIGKSIYTLLPDVEKSIYKNTEY is encoded by the coding sequence ATGAAATATATATTAGAAAGGAAATACGCAAAAGAATTACTGGATTGGGCATATGAACAAAACCCAGGTCCTTGGTTCGAACATTCAATTAATGTTGCCGATGCAACTGAAAAAATAATTGTAGAACTTATAAAAAATGGGTATGACTTAGATGTTGACATAGCATACAATGCCGCTCTCCTGCATGATATAGGAAGATATAAAGGTTTTACTAAATCTGTTATTCATTCCTATGATGGTTACATGTATATGAATGATTTAGGGTATACAGGAAACGCCGTTATATGTGTGACGCATTCATTTCCTTGCAAAAATGAGCATATAGATATCGCAGCAGAGTGGAGCCTTGTTCCCGATTATATGGAAAGCCGGTTAATTGAAATATTGAATGAGAATAGTGACTATGACTTATACAATAAAGTAATTACTCTTTGCGACGCTCTCGCTGATGCGGATGGTTTTACTACGCTTGAAAGAAGATTGGTTTCTGTTGGTTTACGTCATGGCACAACCTCTCATACCTCTTTACATTGGAAAGGATTCTATACAATTAAGAATGAATTAGAATCTTTAATTGGGAAGAGCATATACACTCTTCTCCCTGATGTAGAGAAATCAATTTATAAGAATACAGAATATTAA
- a CDS encoding M3 family oligoendopeptidase, producing the protein MFNDLETSKSKLQALFERNITSVLELESWLLDEQCLNAEIEEELTNSLIAIYRDADDSNLRDLHMYNQNTIQPLLKRYNAKFDQKFKDCPFVDLLDEQKYGFMKKARLVKSKIFNEKNIALSIKEQELITKYREIMSNIAIHWEEEQKTYAYVKAQLDNPDRAIREKAWYALCEARSVVKIEIDCIMKELVQLRNQIALNAGFNNYSEYAFKQKNRDYSIEDCYKLHESIEKYVVPIWKQLGSHFKKNLGVKTYRPWDLAPCNLQKIPFENSIDLLGGVEEMLRKTDSCFHGEFTHIRKAGLIDVEERENKAPGAACFTLPHSKDVFVYSNFSPSFYAINALIHEIGHALHFYKQFNNESSMQERYLREEVAELYSLSLELLLMDKLNIFYKQEGEYKEVQQVQLFRTLSLLMSSVSGDVFQHWLYTNPNHTPEERGKKYVELCKRYQYSSVDIAGLEYEIGASWLEPFHYFQFPFYKIEYAIAQIGAMQLFQIYREDPEKAIAFFKVGASSDWNLSIQEIYENTGVKFDFSEERIESTASAILDLINELK; encoded by the coding sequence ATGTTTAATGATTTGGAAACATCGAAAAGTAAATTACAGGCACTTTTCGAGCGGAATATTACTTCTGTTTTAGAATTAGAGAGTTGGCTTTTGGATGAACAGTGTTTAAACGCTGAAATAGAAGAGGAGTTAACTAATAGTTTAATTGCTATATATAGAGATGCAGACGATAGTAATTTACGTGATTTACATATGTATAATCAAAATACAATTCAACCACTTTTAAAAAGATACAATGCAAAATTTGACCAGAAATTTAAAGATTGTCCGTTTGTCGATTTATTAGATGAGCAGAAATATGGATTTATGAAAAAAGCAAGATTGGTGAAAAGTAAAATATTTAATGAAAAGAACATTGCTCTTTCCATTAAAGAGCAAGAGCTTATAACGAAGTATAGAGAAATAATGTCTAACATAGCTATTCATTGGGAAGAAGAACAAAAGACGTATGCATACGTAAAAGCACAGCTAGATAACCCAGATAGAGCTATTCGAGAAAAGGCATGGTATGCTTTATGCGAAGCAAGAAGTGTAGTGAAAATAGAAATAGATTGTATTATGAAGGAACTTGTACAATTACGGAATCAGATAGCGTTAAATGCAGGATTTAATAATTATAGTGAATATGCTTTTAAACAAAAAAATAGAGATTACAGTATTGAAGATTGTTATAAGCTTCATGAATCTATAGAGAAGTATGTTGTACCAATTTGGAAACAGTTAGGAAGTCATTTCAAAAAGAATCTCGGTGTAAAAACGTACCGCCCTTGGGATCTTGCTCCTTGTAATTTGCAAAAAATTCCGTTTGAAAATTCCATTGATTTATTGGGTGGGGTTGAAGAAATGTTACGGAAGACAGATTCGTGCTTTCATGGGGAATTTACTCATATAAGGAAAGCGGGATTAATTGACGTAGAAGAACGAGAAAATAAAGCGCCAGGAGCTGCTTGTTTTACCTTACCTCATAGTAAAGATGTTTTTGTGTATTCTAATTTTAGTCCTTCATTTTATGCAATTAATGCACTAATACATGAAATAGGGCATGCATTACATTTTTATAAACAATTTAACAATGAAAGTAGCATGCAGGAAAGATATCTTCGTGAAGAGGTGGCTGAACTTTATTCCCTTAGTCTTGAGTTACTATTAATGGATAAGCTTAATATTTTTTATAAGCAAGAGGGTGAGTATAAGGAAGTGCAGCAAGTACAATTGTTTCGTACGTTGTCTTTATTAATGTCGTCAGTATCAGGAGATGTATTCCAACACTGGCTCTATACAAATCCAAACCATACACCAGAAGAGCGTGGTAAGAAATATGTTGAACTATGTAAAAGGTATCAATATTCATCGGTCGATATTGCAGGATTAGAGTATGAAATCGGTGCAAGCTGGTTAGAGCCATTTCACTATTTTCAGTTTCCTTTTTATAAAATTGAATATGCAATTGCACAAATAGGAGCAATGCAATTGTTTCAAATTTATCGGGAAGATCCAGAAAAAGCGATTGCTTTCTTTAAAGTGGGAGCGAGTTCAGATTGGAATTTATCTATACAGGAAATATATGAAAATACAGGTGTTAAGTTTGACTTTTCGGAAGAAAGGATAGAAAGTACTGCTAGCGCTATTCTGGATCTGATTAACGAATTAAAATAA
- a CDS encoding GNAT family N-acetyltransferase: protein MRNLVIEEMKQLENDIEELSKLLKNVVDDGASIGFLSPLEQKEATNYWQTVLAPEVILYVAKINNEMAGSVQLHLVTKPNGTHRAEICKLMTHPNFRRNGIGRLLMQKAEERAKQENRSLLVLDTREGDPSNRLYKSLDYQESGRIPGYAISPNGELDATVIYYKMM, encoded by the coding sequence ATGCGAAATTTAGTAATTGAAGAAATGAAGCAACTAGAAAATGATATTGAAGAGCTTTCTAAACTTTTGAAAAATGTAGTAGATGATGGGGCGTCAATTGGTTTTTTATCTCCACTGGAACAAAAAGAAGCAACAAATTATTGGCAAACTGTATTAGCACCAGAAGTGATATTGTATGTTGCTAAAATAAACAATGAAATGGCAGGAAGTGTTCAATTACATTTAGTTACAAAGCCTAACGGGACCCATAGAGCTGAGATTTGCAAGTTAATGACTCACCCGAATTTTAGACGAAATGGTATTGGGCGTTTACTTATGCAAAAAGCAGAAGAACGGGCAAAGCAAGAAAATAGGTCTCTTTTAGTTTTAGATACTAGAGAAGGAGACCCTTCTAATAGATTGTATAAGTCATTAGATTATCAAGAATCCGGCAGAATACCGGGGTATGCAATTTCTCCGAATGGTGAGTTAGATGCAACGGTTATTTATTATAAAATGATGTAG
- the ppaC gene encoding manganese-dependent inorganic pyrophosphatase: MFASLRYPFHEEVEIMEKVLVFGHKNPDTDAICSAIAYAELKKELGMNAEPVRLGEISGETQFALDHFKVEGPRFVETVANEVDNVILVDHNERQQSANDIESVRVLEVIDHHRIANFETSDPIYYRCEPVGCTATILNKMYKENGVAIRKEVAGLMLSAIISDSLLFKSPTCTEQDVAAARELAEIAGVDADSYGLEMLKAGADLSGKTMEQLISLDAKEFQMGNAKVEIAQVNAVDTNDVLVHQAELEKVISAVVEEKGLDLFLFVVTDILTNDSVGLAIGKESNVVEKAYNVTLQNNTATLKGVVSRKKQIVPVLTETFQA, translated from the coding sequence ATATTTGCTTCTTTAAGATATCCTTTTCATGAAGAGGTGGAAATCATGGAAAAAGTACTAGTTTTCGGGCATAAAAACCCAGATACAGATGCAATTTGTTCTGCGATTGCTTATGCAGAATTGAAAAAAGAATTAGGAATGAATGCTGAGCCTGTACGTTTAGGCGAAATCAGCGGTGAAACTCAATTTGCTTTAGATCATTTTAAAGTAGAAGGACCGCGTTTTGTTGAGACAGTAGCAAACGAAGTGGACAACGTTATTTTAGTTGACCATAATGAGCGTCAACAAAGTGCTAACGATATCGAATCTGTTCGTGTGTTAGAAGTTATTGACCATCACCGTATCGCTAACTTTGAAACAAGCGATCCTATTTACTACCGTTGTGAGCCAGTTGGATGTACAGCTACAATCTTAAACAAAATGTACAAAGAAAATGGCGTTGCAATTCGTAAAGAAGTTGCAGGTTTAATGTTATCTGCAATTATTTCAGATTCTTTACTATTCAAATCTCCAACTTGCACAGAACAAGACGTAGCAGCAGCTCGTGAATTAGCGGAAATCGCTGGTGTAGATGCAGATAGCTACGGCTTAGAAATGTTAAAAGCTGGTGCTGACTTAAGCGGAAAAACAATGGAGCAATTAATCTCTCTTGACGCTAAAGAATTCCAAATGGGTAATGCGAAAGTTGAAATCGCACAAGTAAACGCTGTTGATACAAACGACGTTCTTGTACACCAAGCGGAACTTGAAAAAGTTATCTCTGCAGTAGTAGAAGAAAAAGGTTTAGACCTATTCTTATTCGTTGTAACTGATATCTTAACTAACGATTCTGTCGGTCTTGCGATCGGTAAAGAATCAAACGTTGTTGAGAAAGCATACAACGTAACACTACAAAACAACACAGCTACTTTAAAAGGTGTTGTATCTCGTAAAAAACAAATCGTTCCTGTATTAACAGAAACATTCCAAGCTTAA